One stretch of Janibacter limosus DNA includes these proteins:
- a CDS encoding RNA polymerase-binding protein RbpA, whose translation MAERTLRGTRMVSFSMETTDNVVPSDRQITAYACEDGHKTELPFSVEADIPSTWECRCGKLGKLVDGPEPELKPVKHVRTHWDMLLERRSIPELEELLEERLALLRAKRGEKPRKRSA comes from the coding sequence ATGGCAGAGCGCACGCTGCGCGGGACGCGCATGGTCAGCTTCAGCATGGAGACGACGGACAACGTCGTCCCCAGCGACCGTCAGATCACGGCCTACGCCTGTGAGGACGGCCACAAGACCGAGCTGCCCTTCTCCGTCGAGGCAGACATCCCCAGCACCTGGGAGTGCCGCTGCGGCAAGCTCGGCAAGCTCGTCGACGGACCCGAGCCCGAGCTCAAGCCCGTCAAGCACGTGCGTACCCACTGGGACATGCTGCTCGAGCGTCGCTCCATCCCCGAGCTCGAGGAGCTCCTCGAGGAGCGCCTCGCGCTCCTGCGCGCCAAGCGTGGCGAGAAGCCCCGCAAGCGCAGCGCCTGA
- a CDS encoding FxsA family protein, translating to MPLALVLWVVLEVAVLIAVGRWIGFWPTLLLVIALSALGAWLLRREGRRTWQALRTALRSGQMPSREIADAVLVFVGGVLLTLPGFVSAVVGLVFVLPLTRPVARIGLEALVARRLLAAGMSVAPGEARVRRTRDRPGNDGDVVEGEIVDD from the coding sequence GTCCTCATCGCGGTCGGCCGCTGGATCGGCTTCTGGCCGACGCTCCTGCTCGTGATCGCGCTCTCCGCGCTCGGCGCGTGGTTGCTGCGCCGTGAGGGCCGACGGACCTGGCAGGCGCTGCGCACCGCCCTGCGCAGCGGTCAGATGCCCAGCCGGGAGATCGCCGACGCCGTGCTCGTCTTCGTCGGCGGCGTCCTGCTCACCCTGCCCGGGTTCGTCTCGGCCGTCGTGGGCCTCGTCTTCGTGCTGCCCCTCACCCGGCCGGTGGCGCGGATCGGTCTCGAGGCGCTCGTGGCCCGGCGTCTGCTCGCCGCCGGCATGTCCGTGGCCCCGGGGGAGGCGCGGGTGCGTCGCACCCGTGACCGCCCCGGCAACGACGGCGATGTCGTCGAGGGTGAGATCGTCGACGACTGA